One window from the genome of Streptomyces sp. NBC_00287 encodes:
- a CDS encoding GlcG/HbpS family heme-binding protein produces the protein MKKISRRARIATGGVVLAAVAAGTFGAVSAGATTPARPAAAVKSSDTVTSTHLSVKAATEAAEAALDAAEKENQRVSVAVVDRNGNTLVTLRGDGAGPQSYESAIRKAFTAVSWNAPTSELVKRLEQTPNLKDIPGTLFLGGGAPVTANNAPIAGIGVAGAPSGTLDEKFAQAGVAELAG, from the coding sequence ATGAAGAAGATCTCCCGGCGTGCCCGTATCGCCACCGGTGGCGTCGTCCTCGCGGCGGTGGCCGCCGGTACCTTCGGGGCCGTCTCCGCCGGCGCCACGACCCCGGCCCGCCCCGCCGCCGCCGTGAAGTCGTCGGACACGGTCACCTCCACGCACCTGTCGGTCAAGGCCGCCACCGAGGCCGCCGAGGCCGCCCTGGACGCGGCGGAGAAGGAGAACCAGCGGGTCTCCGTGGCCGTCGTCGACCGCAACGGCAACACCCTGGTCACCCTGCGCGGCGACGGCGCGGGCCCGCAGTCGTACGAGTCCGCGATCCGCAAGGCCTTCACCGCGGTCTCCTGGAACGCGCCCACCTCGGAGCTGGTCAAGCGCCTTGAGCAGACCCCGAACCTGAAGGACATCCCGGGCACCCTGTTCCTCGGCGGCGGCGCTCCCGTCACCGCGAACAACGCCCCGATCGCGGGCATCGGCGTGGCAGGCGCCCCGTCCGGAACGCTGGACGAGAAGTTCGCGCAGGCGGGCGTGGCGGAACTGGCCGGCTGA
- a CDS encoding esterase-like activity of phytase family protein, with amino-acid sequence MRMRSVLATATAALAAAACLTAAGPSHANGPQHNACSPYVSIDRFSDALDKTTYQGTFVGNFSALAVDRDGSLAAVSDRSALFSLDADTLAPRGVVALADENGAALDSEGLVVDRDGTRLISTEGEPAVRRYDTDGRILDRLPVPDALRVAPAGRAVSNGTFEGLTWFRGGLLASMEYALSGDTAGIVRFQTWDRGHGRFALSAQYGYRADTGLGVPEVTALPDGRLLVLERGFTSGVGNTVRLYLADPRRATDTSGVENLTGQSGVRLIKKTLLADIAACPDLGATAKQPQPNPLLDNIEAMTITGRTHGGRLNVLLASDDNQNSVQTTRFYYLRVRV; translated from the coding sequence ATGCGCATGAGATCCGTACTCGCGACCGCCACCGCGGCGCTGGCGGCGGCCGCCTGTCTGACCGCCGCCGGTCCTTCCCACGCCAACGGCCCGCAGCACAACGCCTGTTCGCCGTACGTCTCCATCGACCGCTTCTCCGACGCGCTCGACAAGACGACGTACCAGGGCACGTTCGTGGGCAACTTCTCCGCGCTCGCGGTGGACCGGGACGGGTCCCTCGCGGCCGTGTCCGACCGTTCCGCGCTCTTCTCCCTGGACGCCGACACGCTCGCCCCGCGCGGTGTGGTCGCGCTCGCCGACGAGAACGGCGCCGCCCTCGACTCCGAGGGCCTGGTCGTCGACCGGGACGGCACGCGGCTGATCAGCACCGAGGGCGAACCGGCCGTCCGGCGCTACGACACCGACGGCCGCATCCTCGACCGCCTCCCGGTACCGGACGCGCTCCGGGTCGCCCCTGCCGGGCGGGCCGTCTCCAACGGCACCTTCGAGGGCCTGACCTGGTTCCGCGGTGGGCTGCTCGCGTCCATGGAGTACGCCCTTTCCGGCGACACCGCCGGCATCGTCCGTTTCCAGACCTGGGACCGCGGGCACGGGCGCTTCGCACTCTCCGCCCAGTACGGCTACCGCGCCGACACCGGCCTCGGCGTCCCGGAGGTCACCGCCCTCCCCGACGGCCGACTCCTCGTCCTCGAACGCGGCTTCACCTCCGGCGTCGGCAACACCGTCCGGCTCTATCTGGCCGACCCGCGCCGTGCGACGGACACGTCCGGTGTCGAGAACCTGACGGGGCAGAGCGGGGTGCGTCTCATCAAGAAGACGCTGCTCGCCGACATCGCGGCCTGCCCGGACCTCGGTGCCACCGCCAAGCAACCGCAGCCGAATCCGCTGCTCGACAACATCGAGGCCATGACGATCACCGGGCGCACGCACGGCGGCCGTCTGAACGTCCTTCTGGCCAGCGACGACAACCAGAACTCGGTTCAGACGACCCGCTTCTACTATCTCCGGGTGCGCGTCTAG
- a CDS encoding serine hydrolase: MTHRISRRARWVAGGVLVASVAAVTPANAATAPAVSCTSAKAGLAEKLKKDITAALATRKGTIAVGVYDRPTKTTCTLRPSTAFDSASVVKVTVLATLLWDAQKTGRALTSREKSLATAMITKSDNASTSTLWQQLGVTKVKNFLAAAGMTQTKPGANGYWGLTQITATDEQKLMKLLTAKNSVLTDDSRWYVRKLMGDVISSQRWGTPYGAPSDVIVHVKNGWLQRATNGWRVHSVGTFKGGGHDYLITVLTHGNSTMNYGITTIQGVAKVVHRDLTAS; this comes from the coding sequence ATGACTCACCGAATATCCAGACGTGCCAGATGGGTGGCGGGCGGGGTGCTCGTCGCGTCTGTGGCCGCCGTCACACCCGCGAACGCCGCGACCGCGCCCGCCGTCAGCTGTACGTCCGCCAAGGCCGGGCTCGCCGAGAAGCTGAAGAAGGACATCACCGCCGCGCTGGCGACCCGTAAGGGAACCATCGCCGTCGGGGTCTACGACCGGCCCACCAAGACCACTTGCACCCTCCGGCCCTCCACCGCCTTCGACTCCGCCAGCGTGGTGAAGGTCACCGTCCTCGCCACCCTGCTGTGGGACGCGCAGAAGACCGGGCGGGCCCTCACCAGCCGTGAGAAGTCCCTCGCCACGGCCATGATCACCAAGTCGGACAACGCCTCCACGTCCACCCTGTGGCAGCAGCTCGGCGTCACCAAGGTGAAGAACTTCCTCGCCGCGGCGGGCATGACGCAGACCAAGCCCGGCGCCAATGGCTACTGGGGTCTGACCCAGATCACCGCCACCGACGAGCAGAAGCTGATGAAGCTGCTCACCGCGAAGAACTCGGTGCTCACCGACGACTCCCGCTGGTACGTCCGCAAGCTGATGGGCGACGTGATCTCCTCCCAGCGCTGGGGCACGCCCTACGGAGCGCCCTCCGACGTCATCGTGCACGTCAAGAACGGCTGGCTGCAGCGCGCCACCAACGGCTGGCGGGTGCACAGCGTCGGCACCTTCAAGGGCGGCGGGCACGACTACCTGATCACGGTGCTGACCCACGGCAACAGCACCATGAACTACGGCATCACGACCATCCAGGGCGTCGCCAAGGTCGTACACCGGGATCTCACCGCGAGTTGA
- a CDS encoding endonuclease I family protein has translation MLATHIRRWKSVALATATVLVGLSVPALTATPAAATTTAYDSTYYKNAIGKTGTSLKSSLHTIISPQTKLSYSAVWEALKVTDQDPNNSSNVILLYSGISRSKSLNGGSTGNWNREHVWAQSHGDFGTSAGPGTDLHHLRPEDVQVNSIRGNLDFDNGGSSCTNCGGSLVDSNSFEPRDAVKGDVARMILYMAVRYEGDDSWVDLEPNDSVNNGSTRFHGRLSVLKAWNDEDPPSAFEERRNQLIYTNYQGNRNPFIDHPEWVEAIW, from the coding sequence ATGCTGGCGACACACATACGCCGCTGGAAGTCGGTGGCCCTCGCCACCGCCACCGTCCTGGTCGGCCTCAGCGTCCCCGCCCTCACCGCGACCCCCGCCGCGGCCACCACGACCGCGTACGACAGCACGTACTACAAGAACGCGATCGGCAAGACGGGCACCAGCCTCAAGAGCTCGCTGCACACGATCATCAGCCCTCAGACCAAGCTGTCGTACTCGGCAGTCTGGGAGGCCCTGAAGGTCACCGACCAGGACCCGAACAACAGCAGCAACGTGATCCTGCTGTACTCGGGCATCTCCCGCAGCAAGTCGCTCAACGGTGGCAGCACCGGCAACTGGAACCGCGAGCACGTCTGGGCCCAGTCCCACGGCGACTTCGGCACCTCCGCGGGCCCGGGCACCGACCTGCACCATCTGCGTCCCGAGGACGTCCAGGTCAACTCCATCCGCGGCAACCTGGACTTCGACAACGGCGGCAGCAGCTGCACCAACTGCGGCGGCAGCCTCGTCGACTCCAACTCCTTCGAGCCCCGTGACGCCGTCAAGGGCGACGTGGCCCGGATGATCCTCTACATGGCCGTCCGTTACGAGGGCGACGACAGCTGGGTCGACCTCGAGCCCAACGACTCGGTCAACAACGGCAGCACCCGCTTCCACGGCCGGCTGTCCGTCCTGAAGGCCTGGAACGACGAGGACCCGCCGAGCGCCTTCGAGGAGCGCCGCAACCAGCTCATCTACACCAACTACCAGGGCAACCGGAACCCGTTCATCGACCACCCGGAGTGGGTCGAAGCGATCTGGTAG
- a CDS encoding thiamine pyrophosphate-binding protein, translating into MTHDHDLVLRPTEAQISAALNPPPGRNGGDLVVETLAGLGATTVFGLPGQHALGMFDALRRSDLRYVGLRVENNAGFAADAYGRITGEAAPLLLSTGPGALTSLAALQEAAAASAPVLAISSQIPTAGLGGGRHGYLHELPDQAASFRGVVKSVHTVRAQSQIPSAVAAAWKSALTAPHGPVWVEIPQDVLLAETSVPVVTGGDVFPDELPPRPELTAVAADLLSNAARPAIIAGGGVVRADASRKLRQLAELLQAPVVTTPGGKGAFPWTHPLSLQSWIEDRYTTDFLEDADVLLVIGSGLGELSSNYHTFKPRGRVIQIEADLGKLESNHPALGIHADARLALQALLETVTERPDASAADRVRDVLSRVTERIASQELTLEQEVLASVRRALPADSPSFWDMTILAYWAWSAFDAKGPNRMHSAQGAGGLGYGFPAALGAAAADPTRPVLAVSGDGGALYSIAELATARQYDLPVTWLIVDDGGYGILREYMTDAFGQATATELTRPDYVALAESFGVPGVRTTPETLESDLAKALASPGPSVVVLPAVLRMFAPTHL; encoded by the coding sequence GTGACTCACGACCACGACCTGGTACTCCGACCGACGGAGGCACAGATTTCGGCAGCGCTGAACCCGCCTCCCGGGCGCAACGGCGGAGACCTGGTCGTGGAGACGCTGGCCGGGCTCGGGGCGACGACCGTCTTCGGCCTGCCCGGCCAGCACGCCCTCGGCATGTTCGACGCACTGCGCCGGAGCGATCTGCGGTACGTCGGTCTGCGCGTCGAGAACAACGCCGGGTTCGCGGCGGACGCGTACGGCCGGATCACCGGTGAGGCGGCGCCCCTGCTGCTGTCGACCGGCCCGGGCGCGCTGACCTCACTGGCGGCGCTCCAGGAGGCGGCGGCCGCTTCGGCCCCGGTGCTGGCGATCAGCAGCCAGATCCCTACGGCGGGTCTGGGCGGCGGCCGACATGGGTATTTGCATGAACTCCCCGACCAGGCGGCCTCGTTCAGGGGCGTGGTGAAGTCGGTTCACACGGTTCGTGCGCAGTCCCAGATCCCGTCCGCCGTCGCCGCCGCCTGGAAGTCGGCGCTGACCGCCCCGCACGGCCCGGTGTGGGTGGAGATCCCGCAGGACGTGCTGCTCGCCGAGACCTCGGTCCCGGTGGTGACGGGCGGCGACGTCTTCCCGGACGAGCTGCCTCCGCGTCCCGAACTGACCGCGGTGGCAGCCGACTTGCTGTCGAACGCGGCCCGCCCGGCAATCATCGCGGGCGGGGGAGTGGTAAGGGCGGACGCTTCGCGCAAACTGCGGCAGCTCGCCGAGCTGCTGCAAGCTCCGGTCGTCACGACCCCCGGAGGCAAGGGCGCCTTCCCGTGGACGCATCCGCTCTCCCTCCAGTCCTGGATCGAGGACCGGTACACCACGGACTTCCTGGAGGACGCGGACGTACTGCTGGTGATCGGTTCGGGACTCGGTGAACTCTCCTCGAACTACCACACGTTCAAGCCGCGGGGCCGGGTCATCCAGATCGAGGCCGACCTCGGGAAGCTGGAGTCCAACCACCCGGCGCTCGGCATCCACGCGGACGCACGGCTCGCGTTGCAGGCGCTGCTGGAGACGGTGACGGAACGGCCGGACGCCTCGGCCGCCGATCGGGTACGGGACGTGCTGTCCCGGGTGACGGAGCGCATCGCCTCCCAGGAACTCACCCTGGAACAGGAGGTGTTGGCGTCGGTCCGCAGGGCCTTGCCCGCCGACTCGCCCTCCTTCTGGGACATGACGATCCTGGCGTACTGGGCCTGGTCGGCCTTCGATGCCAAGGGCCCGAACCGGATGCACTCCGCCCAGGGCGCCGGCGGCCTCGGCTACGGCTTCCCGGCGGCGCTGGGCGCGGCGGCGGCCGATCCGACCCGCCCGGTACTGGCGGTGTCGGGCGACGGCGGTGCGCTGTACTCCATCGCGGAGCTGGCGACGGCGAGGCAGTACGACCTTCCGGTGACCTGGCTGATCGTCGACGACGGCGGCTACGGCATCCTGCGCGAGTACATGACGGACGCCTTCGGCCAGGCCACGGCGACCGAGCTGACCCGCCCGGACTATGTGGCGCTGGCCGAGTCCTTCGGCGTCCCGGGGGTGCGGACCACCCCCGAGACGCTCGAGTCCGACTTGGCGAAGGCGCTGGCGTCACCGGGTCCGTCGGTGGTCGTACTCCCGGCGGTGCTGCGGATGTTCGCGCCTACGCATCTGTAA